Proteins encoded by one window of Streptomyces sp. NBC_01477:
- a CDS encoding acyl carrier protein, protein MPLITLDDLKDMLTKAGGEGADVPSLDGDAVDTPFTDLGYDSLAMLEVTSMVELAYDISLEDDAAQTAATPREMLDLVNGLLNAAA, encoded by the coding sequence ATGCCCCTGATCACCCTCGACGACCTCAAGGACATGCTGACCAAGGCGGGCGGCGAGGGCGCCGACGTACCCAGCCTGGACGGCGACGCGGTCGACACGCCCTTCACCGACCTCGGGTACGACTCGCTCGCCATGCTCGAAGTGACCAGCATGGTGGAACTCGCCTACGACATCAGCCTCGAGGACGACGCGGCGCAGACGGCGGCCACTCCGCGGGAGATGCTGGATCTGGTCAACGGGCTGCTGAACGCGGCGGCCTGA
- a CDS encoding ketosynthase chain-length factor — protein MTATAVVTGLGVAAPNGLGIEDYWRATLNGESGIGRITRFDPAGYPCRLAGEIGDFDPTEHIPGRLMPQTDHMTRLALAATDWALSDAGAVPTDLDEFGMSVVTANAYGGFEFGHRELEKLWSRGSRHVSAYQSFAWFYAVNTGQISIRHGMRGPSGVLVSEQAGGLDAAGQARRHIRKGTPFVVTGGVDGALSPWGWVAYLSSGQLSTGDDPARAYLPFDTAAGGWVPGEGGAIIVVEEAEAARARGAAKIYGEIAGYSSGIDPAPHTGRPQALPRVIRQALADAGLEPADIGVVFADAVGLPEPDRAEAEAITEVFGAGAVPVTAPKTMVGRLASGGSALDTATAFLALRDQVIPPTAHVTDPAGAAADLDLVLAPRQAALHSALVLARGTGGFTAALVVRAAA, from the coding sequence ATGACCGCGACCGCGGTGGTGACCGGACTCGGCGTCGCGGCCCCCAACGGCCTCGGCATCGAGGACTACTGGCGGGCCACCCTCAACGGCGAGTCCGGCATCGGCCGCATCACCCGCTTCGACCCCGCCGGCTACCCCTGCCGGCTCGCCGGTGAGATCGGCGACTTCGACCCCACCGAGCACATCCCCGGCCGGCTCATGCCGCAGACCGACCACATGACCCGGCTCGCGCTGGCCGCCACCGACTGGGCGCTGTCCGACGCGGGCGCCGTCCCGACCGACCTGGACGAATTCGGCATGAGCGTGGTGACCGCCAACGCCTACGGCGGCTTCGAATTCGGCCACCGGGAACTGGAGAAGCTCTGGAGCCGGGGGAGCAGGCACGTCAGCGCCTACCAGTCCTTCGCCTGGTTCTACGCGGTCAACACCGGCCAGATCTCCATCCGGCACGGCATGCGCGGGCCCAGCGGCGTCCTGGTCTCGGAGCAGGCGGGCGGCCTGGACGCGGCGGGCCAGGCCCGCCGCCACATCCGCAAGGGCACCCCCTTCGTGGTGACCGGCGGGGTCGACGGCGCCCTGTCGCCGTGGGGCTGGGTGGCGTACCTGTCCAGCGGACAGCTGAGCACCGGCGACGACCCGGCACGCGCCTATCTGCCCTTCGACACCGCGGCCGGCGGCTGGGTGCCGGGGGAGGGCGGGGCGATCATCGTGGTCGAGGAGGCCGAGGCCGCGCGGGCCCGCGGCGCCGCCAAGATCTACGGCGAGATCGCCGGCTACTCCTCGGGCATCGACCCGGCGCCGCACACCGGGCGCCCCCAGGCGCTGCCGCGGGTGATCCGGCAGGCGCTGGCCGACGCGGGGCTGGAGCCGGCCGACATCGGCGTGGTGTTCGCCGACGCGGTCGGACTGCCCGAACCCGACCGGGCCGAGGCCGAGGCGATCACCGAGGTCTTCGGCGCCGGCGCGGTCCCGGTCACCGCGCCCAAGACCATGGTGGGACGGCTGGCCTCGGGCGGATCAGCGCTCGACACGGCCACCGCCTTCCTGGCGCTGCGCGACCAGGTGATCCCGCCCACCGCCCATGTCACGGACCCGGCGGGCGCCGCGGCCGACCTCGACCTCGTCCTCGCCCCCCGGCAGGCCGCCCTGCACAGCGCGCTGGTCCTCGCCCGCGGCACCGGCGGGTTCACCGCCGCCCTCGTCGTCCGCGCGGCCGCATGA
- a CDS encoding beta-ketoacyl-[acyl-carrier-protein] synthase family protein: MTDKATTDTARPAPGRRVVITGIGVIAPGGTGTKAFWETLTSGRTATRSISLFDASPFRSRIAGEVDFDPAAEGLGHQQIRRLDRAAQFAVVATREAVADSGLDTLDPYRTGVTIGSAVGATMSLDREYAVVSDAGQSWLVDHAYGARHLYDWFVPSSFAAEVAREVGAEGPAVVVSAGCTSGLDSVGHAAELIRDGSADVMITGATDAPISPITVACFDAIKATSPRNDDPEHASRPFDRTRNGFVLGEGCAMFVLEELSHALARGARIYAEIAGFAARCNAYHMTGLRPDGREMAEAIRVALDEARMNGDAIDYINAHGSGTKQNDRHETAAVKRVLGDHAYRTPMSSIKSVIGHSLGAVGSIEIAASALAMEHSIVPPTANLHEPDPECDLDYVPLVAREHRTDAVLTVGSGFGGFQSAMVLARPERRLA, encoded by the coding sequence ATGACGGACAAGGCAACGACCGACACCGCCCGGCCGGCGCCGGGCCGACGGGTGGTCATCACCGGCATCGGGGTGATCGCCCCCGGCGGGACCGGCACCAAGGCCTTCTGGGAGACGCTCACCTCGGGACGCACCGCGACCCGGAGCATCTCCCTCTTCGACGCCTCCCCCTTCCGGTCCAGGATCGCCGGCGAGGTCGACTTCGACCCGGCCGCGGAAGGGCTCGGCCATCAGCAGATCCGGCGGCTCGACCGGGCCGCGCAGTTCGCCGTCGTCGCCACCCGGGAGGCCGTCGCCGACAGCGGCCTCGACACCCTCGACCCCTACAGGACCGGCGTCACCATCGGCAGCGCGGTCGGCGCCACCATGAGCCTGGACCGGGAGTACGCCGTGGTCAGCGACGCCGGGCAGTCCTGGCTCGTGGACCACGCCTACGGCGCCCGGCACCTCTACGACTGGTTCGTGCCGTCCTCCTTCGCGGCCGAGGTCGCCCGCGAGGTGGGCGCCGAGGGGCCGGCCGTGGTGGTCTCCGCGGGCTGCACCTCGGGCCTGGACTCGGTCGGGCACGCCGCGGAACTCATCAGGGACGGCTCGGCCGACGTCATGATCACCGGCGCCACCGACGCGCCGATCTCCCCGATCACGGTGGCCTGCTTCGACGCCATCAAGGCCACCTCGCCGCGCAACGACGACCCCGAGCACGCCTCGCGCCCCTTCGACCGGACCCGTAACGGCTTCGTCCTCGGCGAGGGCTGCGCGATGTTCGTACTGGAGGAGCTGTCCCACGCGCTCGCCCGCGGCGCCCGCATCTACGCCGAGATCGCCGGCTTCGCGGCCCGCTGCAACGCCTACCACATGACCGGACTGCGCCCCGACGGACGGGAGATGGCCGAGGCGATCAGGGTCGCCCTGGACGAGGCCCGGATGAACGGCGACGCCATCGACTACATCAACGCCCACGGCTCGGGCACCAAGCAGAACGACCGGCACGAGACCGCGGCCGTCAAGCGGGTCCTCGGCGACCACGCCTACCGGACCCCGATGAGCTCCATCAAGTCGGTCATCGGGCACTCGCTCGGCGCCGTCGGCTCCATCGAGATCGCCGCCTCGGCGCTGGCCATGGAGCACAGCATCGTGCCGCCCACCGCGAATCTGCACGAGCCCGACCCCGAGTGCGACCTGGACTACGTACCCCTGGTCGCGCGCGAGCACCGCACCGACGCCGTCCTCACCGTCGGCAGCGGCTTCGGCGGCTTCCAGAGCGCCATGGTGCTGGCCAGGCCCGAGCGGCGGCTCGCATGA
- a CDS encoding SDR family NAD(P)-dependent oxidoreductase, protein MRLAGKVAIVTGGTKGLGRAIAEAYVKEGCRVVCAARGAGPAGELPPPGGDLAFQQADVRDPESVRALMRTVHDAYGRLDVLVANAGVSRPGPSADLEPDAWAEVIDTNLNGTFLCAREAVPYLEKSGGGRVITMSSALATRVARGSAAYAASKAGIEMFTRVAAVEFAARGVTVNCLSPGFIDEGMGRELARNERVWSHFSGKISVGRAGAADEVADAAVFLAADSSRYVNGHVLEVNGGLSW, encoded by the coding sequence GTGCGGCTCGCCGGGAAAGTCGCCATCGTCACCGGTGGTACCAAGGGCCTGGGACGCGCCATCGCCGAGGCCTACGTCAAGGAGGGCTGCCGGGTCGTGTGCGCGGCCCGCGGCGCCGGGCCGGCCGGTGAACTGCCTCCGCCCGGCGGCGACCTCGCCTTCCAGCAGGCGGACGTCCGCGACCCCGAGTCCGTGCGCGCCCTGATGCGTACGGTCCACGACGCCTACGGGCGGCTCGACGTCCTGGTCGCCAACGCCGGGGTCAGCCGGCCGGGGCCGAGCGCGGACCTGGAGCCGGACGCCTGGGCCGAGGTCATCGACACCAACCTCAACGGCACCTTCCTGTGCGCCCGCGAGGCCGTGCCGTACCTGGAGAAGAGCGGCGGCGGGCGGGTCATCACCATGTCGTCCGCGCTGGCCACCAGGGTCGCCCGCGGCTCGGCCGCCTATGCCGCGTCCAAGGCGGGCATCGAGATGTTCACCCGGGTCGCCGCGGTGGAGTTCGCCGCCCGCGGCGTCACCGTGAACTGCCTCAGCCCCGGCTTCATCGACGAGGGCATGGGCCGCGAACTGGCCCGCAACGAACGGGTGTGGAGCCACTTCAGCGGCAAGATCTCGGTCGGCAGGGCAGGCGCCGCCGACGAGGTCGCGGACGCCGCGGTCTTCCTGGCCGCCGACAGCTCCCGCTATGTCAACGGCCATGTCCTGGAGGTCAACGGCGGCCTGAGCTGGTGA
- a CDS encoding GNAT family N-acetyltransferase, whose amino-acid sequence MADPLVRPLLEELEYEYTTRYPSLAGASRELVRYPPEEFEPAGGGLLILLLRDGEPVAGGAFRRYDEQTAELKRIWTHSGHRRQGLARRIVAELERAAAAAGYLRVYLTTGPRQPEAKGLYLTTGYTALFDVAADPETLGGPLPFAKRLVGSEPVRPGDFRPTPRVDFGRTP is encoded by the coding sequence ATGGCCGACCCGCTGGTCCGTCCGCTGCTGGAGGAGCTGGAGTACGAGTACACCACCCGCTACCCCTCGCTGGCCGGCGCGAGCAGGGAACTGGTCCGCTACCCGCCGGAGGAGTTCGAACCGGCCGGCGGCGGGCTGCTGATCCTGCTGCTGCGGGACGGCGAGCCGGTCGCCGGCGGGGCCTTCCGCCGCTACGACGAGCAGACCGCGGAATTGAAGCGGATCTGGACGCACAGCGGGCACCGCCGCCAGGGACTGGCCCGGCGGATCGTCGCGGAACTGGAGCGGGCCGCGGCGGCGGCCGGCTATCTGCGGGTCTATCTGACCACCGGGCCGCGCCAGCCGGAGGCCAAGGGGCTGTACCTGACCACCGGTTACACCGCGCTGTTCGACGTGGCGGCCGACCCGGAGACGCTGGGCGGCCCGCTGCCCTTCGCCAAGCGGCTGGTGGGCTCGGAGCCGGTGCGCCCCGGGGACTTCCGGCCGACCCCCCGGGTCGACTTCGGGCGCACCCCGTGA
- a CDS encoding LLM class flavin-dependent oxidoreductase, with the protein MPVEFLGIAATNDGSETNPRSGASFDKDYTLRLARAHEDHGWDRVLFAYGSGSPEPGAAAAYIAAHTDRLQILLAHRPNVSYPTFAAKQFATLDRISGGRLAVHFITGGNDHEQQREGDFLTKDERYARTREYIEIVKRIWTEHEPFDHDGEHYRFNDFVSDVFPVRQPHPDVSFGGSSDAAYAAGGAVADIYALWGEPLAETARQIEAVKAAAAAAGRAEPPRIQVAFRPIIAPTEDLAWEKAHRTVAAIKDRRAAGAWRRRGGDTPENAGSQRLIAIAEQGERYDRALWTPTAAATGGAGNSNALVGTPETVAQALLDYYDLGVDIISARGYDLLDDAIDFGRYVIPLVREEVAGRDAERTGK; encoded by the coding sequence ATGCCCGTCGAATTCCTCGGGATAGCCGCCACGAACGACGGCTCCGAGACCAACCCGCGCAGCGGGGCGTCCTTCGACAAGGACTACACGCTGCGGCTCGCCCGCGCCCACGAGGACCACGGCTGGGACCGGGTGCTGTTCGCGTACGGCTCGGGATCGCCCGAGCCCGGCGCCGCCGCCGCGTACATCGCGGCCCACACGGACCGGCTGCAGATCCTGCTCGCGCACCGGCCGAACGTGTCCTACCCGACCTTCGCCGCGAAGCAGTTCGCGACGCTGGACCGGATCAGCGGCGGCCGGCTCGCCGTCCACTTCATCACCGGCGGCAACGACCACGAGCAGCAGCGCGAGGGCGACTTCCTCACCAAGGACGAGCGCTACGCCCGCACCCGCGAGTACATCGAGATCGTCAAGCGGATCTGGACCGAGCACGAGCCGTTCGACCACGACGGCGAGCACTACCGCTTCAACGACTTCGTCTCCGACGTCTTCCCGGTACGGCAGCCGCACCCCGACGTCTCCTTCGGCGGCTCGTCCGACGCCGCCTACGCCGCGGGCGGCGCGGTCGCCGACATCTACGCCCTGTGGGGCGAGCCGCTGGCCGAGACCGCCAGGCAGATCGAGGCGGTGAAGGCGGCGGCTGCCGCCGCCGGCCGCGCCGAGCCGCCCCGTATCCAGGTCGCCTTCCGGCCGATCATCGCGCCCACCGAGGACCTGGCCTGGGAGAAGGCCCACCGCACGGTCGCCGCCATCAAGGACCGCCGCGCGGCGGGCGCCTGGCGGCGGCGCGGCGGTGACACGCCCGAGAACGCCGGTTCGCAGCGGCTGATCGCCATCGCCGAGCAGGGCGAGCGCTACGACCGCGCGCTGTGGACGCCGACCGCCGCCGCGACCGGCGGCGCGGGCAACTCCAACGCCCTGGTCGGCACCCCGGAGACGGTCGCGCAGGCGCTGCTCGACTACTACGACCTGGGCGTGGACATCATCTCGGCACGAGGCTACGACCTGCTGGACGACGCCATCGACTTCGGCCGGTACGTCATCCCGCTGGTGCGCGAGGAAGTCGCCGGGCGCGACGCGGAAAGGACCGGCAAGTGA
- a CDS encoding ABC transporter ATP-binding protein: MPDLLRIEDLHIGFDTDHGTAPAVAGVSLGVAPGEVLALVGESGSGKTVTAKAVLGLLPATASTRGRVLLGDGTADPAEDVLTASPARLRALRGARAAMVFQEPSTALNPVFTIGWQLAEGLRAHGAGGSRAERRARAVEMLGQVGIPEPDRRVDHYPHQLSGGQKQRAVIAMALALGTGLLIADEPTTALDVTVQAEILELLHRCRTDLGTAVLLITHNMGVVADLADRVAVMRRGRIVESAPVRELFAAPAHPYTRELLAAVPDFGRRTTVRRTPGPAGQDRRPPVVRAEGLVVDYPGRLGGRAFRALDGVGFEIAPGEVLGLVGESGSGKTTIGRAVAGLTGVTAGVLDVLGEPLAARGRLRRSRRATAGSRAGQVGFVFQDPATSFNPLLTIADSVGEPLAVHRRDLDARAVRAAVDALLESVRLPRGHGDRYPHELSGGERQRAGLARALALRPGLVIADEPTSALDVSVQAQVLALFTELQREQGFAALFISHDLAVVEQVADRVAVLHRGRIVESGATADVLGAPRDDYTRRLIASLPVPDPERQARRGPPTTAGPGVPARE; the protein is encoded by the coding sequence ATGCCTGACCTGCTGCGGATCGAGGACCTGCACATCGGCTTCGACACCGACCACGGCACGGCGCCCGCCGTCGCCGGGGTCAGCCTCGGCGTGGCGCCCGGCGAGGTGCTCGCGCTGGTCGGGGAGAGCGGCAGCGGCAAGACGGTGACCGCCAAGGCGGTGCTCGGGCTGCTGCCGGCCACCGCGTCCACCCGCGGCCGGGTGCTGCTCGGCGACGGCACGGCCGACCCGGCCGAGGACGTGCTGACCGCCTCGCCGGCCCGGCTGCGGGCGCTGCGCGGCGCCCGGGCGGCGATGGTATTCCAGGAGCCGTCGACCGCCCTGAACCCGGTGTTCACCATCGGGTGGCAGCTCGCCGAGGGCCTGCGGGCGCACGGCGCGGGCGGCAGCCGCGCCGAACGCCGGGCGCGGGCCGTCGAGATGCTCGGCCAGGTCGGCATCCCCGAGCCCGACCGCCGGGTGGACCACTACCCGCACCAGCTCTCCGGCGGCCAGAAGCAGCGCGCGGTCATCGCGATGGCCCTCGCGCTGGGCACCGGCCTGCTCATCGCCGACGAGCCGACCACCGCCCTGGACGTCACCGTGCAGGCCGAGATCCTGGAACTGCTGCACCGCTGCCGCACCGACCTCGGTACGGCGGTGCTGCTGATCACCCACAACATGGGGGTGGTCGCCGACCTCGCCGACCGGGTCGCGGTGATGCGCCGCGGCCGGATCGTGGAGAGCGCTCCCGTACGCGAGCTGTTCGCCGCGCCCGCCCACCCCTACACCCGTGAACTGCTCGCGGCCGTACCCGATTTCGGACGGCGGACGACCGTACGCCGCACCCCGGGGCCGGCCGGGCAGGACCGCCGGCCGCCGGTGGTCAGGGCCGAGGGCCTGGTCGTCGACTACCCGGGACGGCTGGGCGGCCGGGCCTTCCGCGCCCTCGACGGGGTCGGCTTCGAGATCGCCCCGGGCGAGGTGCTGGGCCTGGTCGGGGAGAGCGGATCGGGCAAGACCACCATCGGCCGGGCGGTCGCGGGCCTGACCGGTGTCACCGCGGGGGTGCTCGACGTGCTCGGCGAGCCGCTGGCCGCCCGGGGGCGGCTGCGGCGGTCGCGGCGGGCGACGGCCGGCAGCAGGGCCGGGCAGGTCGGCTTCGTCTTCCAGGACCCGGCGACCAGCTTCAACCCGCTGCTCACCATCGCCGACTCGGTCGGCGAGCCGCTGGCGGTGCACCGCAGGGACCTGGACGCCCGTGCGGTGCGTGCCGCGGTCGACGCGCTGCTGGAGTCCGTCCGGCTGCCGCGCGGCCACGGCGACCGCTATCCGCACGAGCTGAGCGGCGGCGAAAGGCAGCGCGCCGGGCTGGCCCGCGCGCTGGCGCTGCGGCCCGGGCTGGTGATCGCCGACGAGCCCACCTCGGCGCTGGACGTCTCGGTGCAGGCGCAGGTGCTGGCGCTGTTCACCGAACTCCAGCGGGAGCAGGGCTTCGCCGCGCTGTTCATCAGCCACGACCTCGCGGTGGTGGAGCAGGTCGCCGACCGGGTGGCCGTCCTGCACCGCGGCCGGATCGTCGAGTCCGGCGCCACCGCCGACGTGCTGGGCGCGCCCCGCGACGACTACACCCGGCGGCTGATCGCCTCGCTGCCGGTGCCCGACCCCGAGCGGCAGGCCCGCAGGGGACCGCCGACCACCGCGGGACCCGGCGTACCGGCCCGCGAGTGA
- a CDS encoding ABC transporter permease, giving the protein MANDTLDRPARAARRRRIPLPGRLDASVGLQRAMLLTGAALTGVFLLAALSAPLLAPYGYAQLSSGGKLFGSQRHPGGSHPLGTTIAGYDVLSRTLWGSRTALEIIVAALLLSVVAGVLLGLVSGYLGGWPDRLLVGVADAMYAFPALLLAIIMSIVISGGQSSLIGGLGAAACSVAVAFVPQYFRVVRAEVTRVKSEAFVEAARVIGAGAWRIMFRHVLRNSVRTLPLILTINASEAILTLAGLGFLGFGIEPTSAAEWGYDLNRSVADVTSGIWWTALPPGLAIVLTVLGTTLLGESLTDLADPRLRRRGRTATAAGTKTPADTVRPALDLAQDEGGADA; this is encoded by the coding sequence GTGGCCAACGACACCCTCGACCGGCCGGCCCGCGCGGCCCGCCGCCGGCGGATACCGCTGCCCGGCCGGCTGGACGCGAGCGTGGGCCTCCAGCGCGCGATGCTGCTCACCGGCGCGGCACTGACCGGCGTCTTCCTGCTCGCCGCGCTGTCCGCACCGCTGCTCGCGCCGTACGGCTACGCGCAACTGAGCAGCGGCGGGAAGCTGTTCGGGTCGCAGCGGCACCCCGGCGGGTCGCATCCGCTGGGCACCACCATCGCCGGCTACGACGTGCTGTCGCGCACCTTGTGGGGGAGCAGGACGGCGCTGGAGATCATCGTCGCGGCGCTGCTGCTCTCGGTGGTCGCCGGGGTCCTGCTCGGCCTGGTCTCCGGCTACCTCGGCGGCTGGCCCGACCGGCTGCTGGTGGGGGTGGCCGACGCGATGTACGCCTTCCCCGCGCTGCTGCTGGCGATCATCATGTCGATCGTCATCAGCGGCGGCCAGTCCAGCCTGATCGGCGGCCTGGGCGCGGCGGCCTGCTCGGTAGCGGTGGCCTTCGTCCCGCAGTATTTCCGGGTGGTGCGGGCCGAGGTGACCCGGGTGAAGTCGGAGGCGTTCGTCGAGGCGGCCCGGGTGATCGGCGCGGGCGCCTGGCGGATCATGTTCCGCCATGTGCTGCGCAATTCGGTGCGCACCCTGCCGCTGATCCTCACGATCAACGCGTCCGAGGCGATCCTCACCCTGGCCGGCCTCGGCTTCCTGGGCTTCGGCATCGAGCCGACCTCGGCCGCGGAATGGGGCTACGACCTCAACCGCTCGGTCGCCGACGTCACCTCGGGCATCTGGTGGACCGCGCTGCCGCCGGGCCTGGCGATCGTGCTCACCGTCCTGGGCACCACGCTGCTCGGCGAGAGCCTCACCGACCTGGCCGACCCCCGGCTGCGCCGCCGCGGCCGGACAGCCACGGCGGCAGGCACGAAGACCCCGGCGGACACCGTACGTCCGGCCCTCGACCTCGCTCAGGACGAAGGAGGCGCCGATGCCTGA
- a CDS encoding ABC transporter permease, with product MTTLVQEAPGAVGRTGGATGSGLLRYLVIRFLLIIPTVLVLVSVVFFLMHASGDPITTAFGDRLTPQQLHAKLHQAGYDRPLLTQYLDYLRSLGHGDFGRTATDNQAVSRMLRTYGAATAELAAYAMAVALAVGVPLGMVAAAHRDRAPDVALRLFAILNYATPVFFLGLLLKLVFAVWLGWLPTSGRSGIDVQLELENQTSTTGIYLLDAVRSGDGSAVADVLRHAVLPGVALGLLVAGVLLRLVRTNLIGTLSAEYVEAARSRGVGPFRLVTRHATRPALIPVVTVLGLQVAGLLGGAVLTETTFEWKGLGFELAHYLTVRDYAAVQGIVALFAVVVAVTNFLVDVAAALIDPRVRY from the coding sequence GTGACCACCCTGGTCCAGGAGGCTCCCGGCGCCGTCGGCAGGACCGGCGGCGCCACCGGGAGCGGGCTGCTCCGCTACCTGGTGATCCGCTTCCTCCTCATCATCCCCACGGTGCTGGTCCTGGTCAGCGTCGTGTTCTTCCTCATGCACGCCAGCGGCGACCCCATCACCACCGCCTTCGGCGACCGCCTCACCCCGCAGCAGCTGCACGCCAAGCTGCACCAGGCCGGCTACGACCGGCCGCTGCTCACCCAGTACCTGGACTACCTGCGGTCGCTGGGGCACGGCGACTTCGGCAGGACCGCCACCGACAACCAGGCGGTCTCGCGGATGCTGCGCACGTACGGCGCCGCGACCGCGGAGCTGGCCGCGTACGCGATGGCCGTCGCGCTCGCCGTCGGTGTGCCGCTGGGCATGGTCGCGGCCGCCCACCGGGACCGGGCGCCCGACGTGGCGCTGCGGCTGTTCGCGATCCTCAACTACGCGACGCCGGTCTTCTTCCTCGGGCTGCTGCTGAAACTGGTCTTCGCCGTGTGGCTGGGCTGGCTGCCCACCTCCGGCCGGTCCGGCATCGACGTCCAGCTGGAACTGGAGAACCAGACCAGCACCACGGGGATCTACCTGCTCGACGCGGTCCGCAGCGGCGACGGCTCCGCGGTGGCCGACGTCCTGCGGCACGCGGTGCTGCCCGGCGTCGCGCTCGGGCTGCTCGTGGCCGGGGTGCTGCTGCGGCTGGTCAGGACCAACCTGATCGGCACGCTGTCGGCCGAATACGTCGAGGCCGCCAGGTCCCGCGGGGTGGGCCCCTTCCGGCTGGTCACCCGGCACGCGACCCGCCCGGCGCTGATCCCGGTCGTCACCGTGCTCGGGCTCCAGGTCGCGGGGCTGCTCGGCGGCGCGGTGCTGACCGAGACCACCTTCGAGTGGAAGGGCCTCGGCTTCGAGCTGGCGCACTACCTGACGGTGCGCGACTACGCGGCGGTGCAGGGCATCGTGGCCCTCTTCGCGGTGGTGGTCGCGGTGACCAACTTCCTCGTCGATGTCGCGGCGGCGCTGATCGATCCCCGAGTGAGGTACTGA
- a CDS encoding ABC transporter substrate-binding protein translates to MSRQLGAARHGRAALSLGAAALMALTACTSTKNDDGSGGGGTGGTPAKALTIGTTDQVTSLDPAGSWDAGSGTIEDEVYATLLSPRNGSSDVKPNLASAIRLTGPKEYTVTLKPGLTFANGHELTSSDVVFSFNRQLRIADKNGPSSLLYNLASVAAPNPGTAVFTLKSANDTLFPQVLSTAAGYIADEQVFPADTILDDTAVVAAKPWDGPYAISTYQKNSLVSFTANSGYKGLLGTPKTSHVQLKYYTDASNLKLDVQQGTIDAVYRTLTVTDLQDLATKKDLTVHTGSGNGIRFIVFNFKTQPYGSATKQADPAKALAVRQAVADSVDRAQLADQVYKNTFQPLYGSVPDGITGATPALKALYGDKKGGPDKAAAAKALSDAGVPTPVTLNLQYNTDHYGSSSADEYALIKSQLEATGLFKVKLQSTEWAQYGKDRVADLYPLYQLGWYADYLDADDYLASFYAANSWVNNGYSDPAVKALIQREETETDPAARTALIQQAQDKVAASVPLLPLLQGSTAIVTRAGVTGVPAKLDSAYQFRWAELGKR, encoded by the coding sequence ATGTCACGTCAGCTCGGAGCGGCCCGGCACGGCCGCGCCGCACTTTCCCTCGGCGCGGCGGCCCTGATGGCCCTGACCGCCTGCACCAGCACGAAGAACGACGACGGCAGCGGGGGCGGCGGCACCGGCGGAACGCCGGCCAAGGCCCTCACCATCGGCACCACCGACCAGGTGACCAGCCTGGACCCGGCCGGCTCCTGGGACGCGGGCTCGGGCACCATCGAGGACGAGGTGTACGCCACCCTCCTCAGCCCGCGGAACGGCTCGTCCGACGTGAAGCCCAACCTCGCCTCGGCGATCAGGCTGACCGGCCCCAAGGAGTACACCGTCACCCTCAAGCCGGGGCTGACCTTCGCCAACGGCCACGAACTGACGTCCTCCGACGTCGTGTTCAGCTTCAACCGGCAGCTGAGGATCGCCGACAAGAACGGCCCGTCGTCGCTGCTGTACAACCTCGCCTCGGTGGCGGCCCCGAACCCCGGCACGGCCGTCTTCACCCTCAAGTCGGCCAACGACACGCTCTTCCCGCAGGTGCTGTCGACCGCCGCCGGCTACATCGCGGACGAGCAGGTCTTCCCCGCCGACACGATCCTGGACGACACCGCCGTGGTCGCCGCCAAGCCGTGGGACGGCCCGTACGCGATCAGCACCTACCAGAAGAACTCGCTGGTCTCCTTCACCGCCAACTCCGGCTACAAGGGCCTGCTCGGCACCCCGAAGACCTCCCACGTCCAGCTCAAGTACTACACCGACGCCAGCAACCTCAAGCTCGATGTGCAGCAGGGCACCATCGACGCGGTCTACCGCACGCTGACCGTGACCGACCTCCAGGACCTGGCCACCAAGAAGGACCTCACCGTCCACACCGGCTCGGGCAACGGCATCCGCTTCATCGTCTTCAACTTCAAGACCCAGCCGTACGGTTCCGCCACCAAGCAGGCCGACCCGGCGAAGGCGCTCGCGGTGCGGCAGGCGGTGGCCGACTCCGTGGACCGGGCGCAACTGGCCGACCAGGTCTACAAGAACACCTTCCAGCCGCTGTACGGCTCGGTCCCCGACGGCATCACCGGCGCCACCCCGGCGCTGAAGGCCCTCTACGGCGACAAGAAGGGCGGCCCCGACAAGGCCGCGGCGGCCAAGGCGCTGTCCGACGCCGGGGTTCCCACCCCCGTCACCCTCAACCTCCAGTACAACACCGACCACTACGGCTCGTCGTCGGCCGACGAATACGCCCTGATCAAGTCGCAGCTGGAAGCCACCGGGCTGTTCAAGGTCAAGCTCCAGTCCACCGAGTGGGCGCAGTACGGCAAGGACCGCGTCGCCGACCTCTACCCGCTCTACCAGCTCGGCTGGTACGCCGACTACCTCGACGCCGACGACTACCTCGCGTCCTTCTACGCCGCCAACAGCTGGGTCAACAACGGCTATTCCGACCCGGCGGTCAAGGCGCTGATCCAGCGCGAGGAGACCGAGACCGACCCGGCCGCGCGCACCGCGCTGATCCAGCAGGCGCAGGACAAGGTCGCCGCGTCGGTGCCCCTGCTGCCGCTGCTCCAGGGCTCCACCGCGATCGTCACCCGCGCCGGGGTGACCGGCGTACCGGCGAAGCTGGACAGCGCGTACCAGTTCCGCTGGGCCGAACTCGGCAAGCGGTGA